Proteins from a genomic interval of Alteromonas macleodii ATCC 27126:
- a CDS encoding thiolase family protein, producing the protein MSNESVVIVAAKRTPMGGFNGNLSSLAATKLGEVAIKAACEEMDVSVIDEVIMGCVLPAGLGQSPARQASLGAGLPLSAGVTTINKVCGSGLKAVMMAHDLIKAGSATAVVAGGMESMSNAPYMLPKARTGYRMGHGQVLDHMMLDGLENAYDGKAMGCFAQDTADEENISRGEMDEFALSSLSKAHEAINSGTFVDEIVPVTVSSRKGDTVVDTDEGPGSARPEKIPTLRPAFKKDGTVTAANSSSISDGAAALVVMSESKANELGLAPLARVVAHATNSIEPENFTVAPVGAMEKVLDKAGWTKEEVDLFEINEAFAMVTMLAVKKLGLDESKVNVKGGACALGHPIGASGARILVTLLHALKQRGGRKGIASLCIGGGEGVALAVEML; encoded by the coding sequence ATGAGTAACGAATCAGTAGTTATTGTCGCAGCTAAGCGCACACCAATGGGTGGTTTCAACGGTAATTTGTCTTCGCTTGCTGCGACCAAACTTGGAGAAGTTGCGATTAAAGCAGCCTGTGAAGAGATGGATGTCTCTGTAATTGATGAAGTCATCATGGGGTGTGTATTACCTGCTGGTCTTGGTCAATCTCCAGCGCGTCAGGCGTCGCTGGGTGCGGGGCTTCCGCTAAGTGCAGGTGTGACAACTATCAACAAAGTATGCGGGTCGGGCTTAAAAGCGGTAATGATGGCCCACGACTTAATTAAAGCAGGCAGTGCGACAGCAGTCGTGGCAGGCGGAATGGAAAGCATGAGTAATGCGCCATATATGTTGCCTAAAGCTAGAACTGGATATCGTATGGGTCATGGTCAAGTGCTTGACCATATGATGTTAGACGGTCTGGAAAATGCCTATGACGGCAAAGCAATGGGCTGCTTCGCACAGGATACTGCTGATGAAGAAAATATTTCTCGCGGTGAAATGGATGAGTTTGCTCTAAGCTCGCTTTCCAAGGCACATGAAGCAATAAACAGCGGAACTTTCGTCGATGAAATAGTACCCGTTACAGTTTCTTCTCGTAAGGGCGATACCGTTGTTGATACCGATGAAGGCCCAGGTTCCGCTCGCCCAGAAAAAATTCCAACACTAAGACCGGCTTTCAAAAAAGACGGTACGGTCACGGCTGCTAACTCAAGCTCAATCTCTGACGGTGCAGCGGCACTGGTTGTAATGAGCGAAAGCAAAGCAAATGAACTTGGTCTAGCACCGCTTGCGCGCGTGGTTGCTCACGCTACAAATTCTATTGAACCTGAAAACTTCACCGTTGCGCCTGTTGGCGCTATGGAAAAAGTGCTGGATAAGGCAGGTTGGACGAAAGAAGAAGTCGATCTTTTCGAAATTAACGAAGCCTTCGCCATGGTAACCATGTTGGCTGTCAAGAAGCTTGGACTAGATGAAAGTAAAGTAAACGTAAAAGGCGGCGCTTGTGCATTGGGTCACCCAATCGGAGCCTCTGGTGCACGCATTTTGGTAACACTACTTCACGCGCTTAAGCAACGCGGTGGTCGCAAAGGTATCGCATCTTTATGTATTGGTGGTGGTGAGGGTGTAGCGCTTGCCGTTGAAATGCTCTAA
- a CDS encoding MerR family transcriptional regulator, which translates to MSKYDDETTYAIGELAREFDITPRSIRFYEEQGLMSPSRTGQNRVYLNKDRVRLKLILRGKRLGFSLAEVKTLFDMYDTNPNSAIQLEAMLEMTEQKRAVLKQQLEDIQMLMTELDDVEARCREELAELKRGNIA; encoded by the coding sequence ATGAGCAAGTACGACGACGAAACAACATATGCAATAGGCGAACTCGCTCGAGAGTTTGACATTACTCCTCGTTCAATTCGTTTTTACGAAGAACAAGGCCTAATGTCACCGTCAAGAACGGGACAAAATCGCGTCTATCTGAACAAAGATAGAGTGCGCTTAAAGCTGATCTTGCGAGGAAAACGACTAGGATTTTCCCTTGCTGAAGTCAAAACACTGTTCGACATGTACGACACCAACCCCAATTCGGCTATTCAGTTAGAAGCCATGCTCGAAATGACTGAACAGAAAAGAGCGGTGCTTAAACAGCAGCTAGAAGACATCCAGATGTTAATGACTGAACTGGATGATGTTGAAGCACGTTGCCGTGAAGAACTCGCAGAACTCAAACGAGGAAATATCGCATGA
- the kynU gene encoding kynureninase, with amino-acid sequence MMNKVFSAEQLDIKDPLRDKAQAFSLPANTVYLDGNSLGPLPKAAKQQADDVVNEQWGKGLITSWNKHQWIHLPQIVGDKIGGLIGAKSGQVICCDSISINLFKVLSAALKMHPSRKVIATTRDNFPTDIYMVQGLLDLLGSDYSIRYVDEACIGSQLTDDIAVLMLTQVNFRSGNKLDMQSITEQAHQKGILTLWDLAHSAGAFPVSLDACNVDFAVGCTYKYLNGGPGAPAFIYVAKRHQAQYQQPLSGWMGHSSPFSFSPDYAGDNSVKQNLCGTPGIIGMSILDAALDVFEDVSLKAIDEKSKKLQAFFIAEAKRAGLLEKFSIVSPNIDNRGSQLAFAHDHAYAICQAWIAEGVIADFRAPNILRIGFAPLYLSFVDIEKAVASLTKIMNEKRYENDEFQQRQSVT; translated from the coding sequence ATGATGAATAAGGTTTTTTCAGCTGAACAACTTGATATTAAAGATCCACTCCGTGACAAGGCGCAGGCGTTTTCGCTTCCCGCTAATACGGTCTATTTAGACGGCAATTCGCTAGGGCCTCTGCCTAAGGCAGCGAAACAGCAAGCTGACGACGTTGTCAATGAACAGTGGGGAAAGGGGCTCATTACAAGCTGGAACAAGCATCAGTGGATCCATCTACCTCAAATAGTGGGTGATAAGATAGGCGGTCTGATTGGCGCTAAAAGTGGCCAAGTTATTTGTTGTGACTCCATTTCTATCAATCTGTTTAAAGTATTAAGCGCGGCGTTAAAAATGCACCCAAGTCGCAAGGTAATAGCGACTACCCGCGATAATTTTCCTACCGACATATACATGGTGCAAGGCCTGCTTGACTTACTCGGCAGCGATTACAGTATTCGCTATGTTGACGAAGCATGCATTGGGTCGCAGCTAACTGATGATATTGCCGTACTGATGCTGACACAGGTAAATTTCAGAAGTGGCAACAAACTCGATATGCAAAGCATTACCGAGCAAGCCCATCAAAAAGGCATTTTAACTTTGTGGGATTTAGCGCACAGTGCTGGAGCATTTCCTGTCAGCCTAGACGCATGTAATGTGGATTTTGCAGTCGGCTGTACCTACAAATATCTAAATGGCGGCCCTGGCGCGCCAGCGTTTATCTATGTCGCTAAACGACATCAAGCACAGTATCAACAACCTTTGTCTGGTTGGATGGGGCACAGCTCGCCTTTCTCATTTTCTCCTGATTACGCTGGCGACAATTCCGTGAAGCAAAACTTGTGCGGTACGCCAGGAATTATTGGAATGAGCATTTTAGATGCGGCATTAGACGTATTTGAAGATGTATCACTTAAAGCTATTGATGAAAAATCCAAAAAGCTACAGGCATTTTTCATCGCTGAAGCCAAGCGCGCAGGCCTTCTGGAAAAGTTTTCCATTGTAAGCCCCAATATTGATAATCGAGGTAGTCAGCTAGCTTTCGCTCACGACCACGCTTACGCCATTTGCCAAGCTTGGATCGCTGAGGGGGTGATTGCAGATTTCCGTGCACCAAATATTCTGCGAATAGGTTTTGCGCCATTGTATTTAAGTTTCGTCGATATTGAAAAAGCGGTGGCAAGCCTGACCAAAATTATGAATGAAAAGCGCTATGAAAACGATGAGTTTCAGCAAAGACAGAGCGTTACCTAG
- a CDS encoding alpha/beta hydrolase family protein gives MKTVTYVINSITLAVALSTLTLVAKVQAGSSFSVNSTYADTHDNNGTHYEESRSLSSNEDTHDDLTLSALHETQSTVDGSDDAVSEDTHTNEEKKTSDNTHANSAHANSESSAIYPKKISQVPYSALGVLPTSEADEQFSYGDDLLQTIYTWHGRSSTNEMYADKALIFIHGGCWLNAYGYEHAKGMYHALAELGMGVYVTEYRRVGDEGGGWPGSLDDVTQAISTALKRIENEGRYTNIYIAGHSAGGHLALLAAQRLSSSSLNLSRANIKRIIGLAAITDIQSYAMGHNSCQLATAKFMNGTPEDVPTAYQRATPRPTHGSLPITLLQGDADSIVPARHAVLSGTNQKIIKNGGHFDWLHPESTSFDALLEVISEHDE, from the coding sequence ATGAAGACAGTGACTTACGTTATCAACTCTATAACCCTTGCGGTTGCGCTATCCACTTTAACGCTTGTTGCGAAAGTCCAAGCTGGCTCATCGTTTTCAGTAAACTCGACTTACGCAGACACCCACGATAACAATGGCACTCACTACGAGGAATCACGTTCTTTATCGAGTAATGAAGACACCCACGATGACTTAACTCTGTCTGCGCTTCACGAAACTCAATCAACCGTTGATGGTTCTGACGACGCTGTTTCGGAAGACACCCACACTAACGAAGAAAAAAAGACTTCGGATAACACCCATGCCAACAGTGCCCATGCCAACAGTGAATCGTCAGCTATCTACCCCAAGAAAATAAGCCAGGTACCTTATTCAGCGTTGGGTGTCTTGCCAACAAGCGAAGCTGATGAACAATTCAGCTACGGCGATGACCTACTACAAACTATTTATACTTGGCATGGACGTTCGTCTACGAACGAAATGTACGCTGATAAAGCGTTAATATTTATTCACGGTGGGTGTTGGCTTAATGCCTACGGTTACGAACACGCGAAAGGGATGTACCATGCTTTAGCAGAGCTTGGGATGGGTGTCTACGTAACAGAGTATCGGCGCGTAGGTGATGAAGGCGGTGGCTGGCCCGGTAGTTTAGACGACGTGACACAAGCAATAAGTACAGCCTTAAAACGAATAGAGAACGAAGGGCGCTACACCAACATTTACATTGCGGGGCATTCTGCTGGTGGGCACTTAGCTTTGCTTGCTGCGCAACGCCTATCTTCGTCATCCTTGAACTTATCGCGCGCAAACATAAAACGGATTATCGGATTAGCAGCAATTACGGACATCCAGTCCTATGCCATGGGCCATAATAGCTGCCAGTTGGCTACAGCGAAATTCATGAACGGTACGCCTGAAGATGTTCCAACCGCATATCAAAGGGCTACACCACGGCCAACCCATGGCAGTTTGCCAATTACACTACTCCAAGGCGATGCTGATAGTATTGTGCCAGCGCGCCACGCTGTATTATCTGGAACCAACCAAAAAATAATTAAAAATGGTGGCCATTTCGATTGGCTTCACCCTGAATCAACATCCTTTGATGCTTTACTTGAGGTTATTAGTGAACATGATGAATAA